A region from the Candidatus Methylomirabilota bacterium genome encodes:
- a CDS encoding IS5 family transposase, whose product MRGDDRQQAGMWSYIAPEQRVPADHPLRPIRAMVDAILADLSPEFAALYSPVGRPSIPPEKLLRALLLQVLYSTRSERLLMEQLDYNLLFRWFVGLNMDDRIWDPTVFTKNRERLLAGDIAEAFFARVLAQARERRLLSDEHFTVDGTLIEAWASLKSFKRKDAGGGPPPDDPGNPTVDFHGERRSNVTHVSTTDADARLARKGKGHEAQLAYQGHVLMENRHGLAVDGCVTRASGYGERAAALEMLGHVATTKRITVGADKGYDTRDFVEALRLVQVTPHVAQNTAHRSSAIDQRTTRHAGYEVSQWKRKRVEEIFGWLKTVGLLRKTRHRGRRRVNWMFIFGLAIYNLVRIRNLAGALG is encoded by the coding sequence CCAACAGGCCGGGATGTGGAGCTACATTGCGCCGGAGCAGCGCGTGCCGGCCGACCATCCGCTGCGCCCGATCCGGGCAATGGTGGACGCGATCCTGGCGGACCTGTCCCCGGAGTTCGCCGCGCTCTATTCCCCCGTGGGCCGGCCGTCGATCCCGCCCGAGAAGCTGCTGCGGGCGCTGTTGCTGCAGGTCCTCTACAGCACGCGCAGCGAGCGGCTGCTGATGGAGCAGTTGGACTACAATCTGCTCTTTCGCTGGTTCGTCGGGCTGAACATGGATGACCGGATCTGGGATCCCACCGTCTTTACCAAGAATCGCGAGCGGCTCTTGGCCGGAGACATTGCCGAGGCCTTCTTTGCGCGGGTCCTGGCCCAGGCGCGGGAGCGCCGCCTGCTCTCCGACGAGCATTTCACCGTCGACGGCACCCTGATCGAGGCCTGGGCGAGTCTCAAGAGCTTCAAGCGGAAGGACGCCGGCGGCGGGCCTCCGCCGGATGATCCCGGCAATCCGACGGTGGACTTCCACGGCGAGCGGCGGAGCAACGTCACCCACGTGTCGACGACCGATGCCGATGCCCGGCTGGCCCGCAAAGGCAAGGGGCACGAGGCCCAGCTCGCTTACCAGGGGCACGTGCTCATGGAGAACCGCCACGGCTTGGCGGTCGATGGGTGCGTGACCCGGGCGAGCGGGTACGGGGAGCGCGCCGCGGCGTTGGAGATGCTCGGCCACGTGGCGACGACGAAGCGGATTACGGTCGGCGCCGACAAAGGGTATGACACCCGGGACTTCGTCGAAGCCCTCCGGCTGGTCCAGGTGACGCCCCACGTGGCGCAGAACACCGCGCATCGGTCGAGTGCGATCGATCAGCGCACCACGCGCCACGCCGGCTACGAGGTGAGCCAATGGAAACGCAAGCGCGTGGAAGAGATCTTTGGCTGGCTCAAGACCGTCGGGTTGCTGCGCAAGACGCGCCATCGCGGCCGCCGACGCGTGAACTGGATGTTCATCTTCGGCCTGGCGATCTACAACCTGGTCCGCATCCGCAAC